Within the Trichoderma breve strain T069 chromosome 3, whole genome shotgun sequence genome, the region GCTCAACACGCTACATACACACACTAGCCTTGATCCAAACCAAATCAACCGCCAAATGCTGTACCCCAAACGCTTTCTTTCCTCCCTCACCTCCTCCTTGCACCCCCAACAGCGCCGGCGTCTCCCCTCTCCGCAAGACTGACCACCTCTTGAATGCCCGccgcctcctgctcctcctccaacgccGTGATTTCCTCGCGGCAGTCCCACCACTTCTCCTCGCTGAGCTCAAacgccttggccttgatctccttgatggcgaGCGTCTCTGGCTGGATGTTCTTCCACCGGAGGTTGGTCATGAGGATCTCCTGCCACTCTGCGGAAGTGCGGACGAAGAATTCGCGGCGAGATTCGAAAGGCTAAAGTGGATTGAAATCGTTAGATATTAACCAGAAATTGACGTGGAACAAGGACTGCAACGATAAAAGACTTACTCTTGGGTGTGGCAGGCCATCGTCGACCGATGTGGCGGTTGTTtcggtttcttcttcttccgacGTAATTGACGGTGTAGGTGCCTCGGAAGACACCTCTGATACTTcgtcttgcttcttcttgcgcttgctTTCTGAGCGGATCTGCTGCTCCGGCTCCTCCTgatcatcttcctcatcttcatcctcctcctcatcttcatcttcctcatcttcgtcctcctcatcctcatcctcagaCTCCTGAAATATCTCGGTTAGCTCATGGGTTTCACATGCAACGACAGTACAGGACCCAAAACTTACAATCCAGTCTTCGACGGGCTTGTTGAAGATCTCCTTGTATCCATCTAGTTTCACCAGATCAATGGCATAGAGATCATCGAATGTAAACTCCCGGTCCCCCTTTTCATAAGTACCACCATAAATGAAGAGCACGTCGTTCTGAACCGTCAGTTGGGCGTTGAAGCGCATGTGCGGCGGCTCCATGGACACAGGCATCTCCCTAGCGggcttttcttcctcctctggCTCGGCGAgcatcttctcaagctcgATATCGTCAATATCCTCCAACGAGGTTCCAGCTTGCAGTGCCGCTAGTTGTTTTAggagctcctcctcgtttGCCTGGGCACGGCCACGTCTGCCAACTCGCTGCTCGGgtgcattcttcttctgttggcGGGGTTTACGTGAAACGAGAGGCATGAATCTGTTTCTCTCGATGTTCCACGCGAAGAGCTGGTTGAAAAACTCGCTGTCCATACCCTCTTCGCTTTGCTCAACGTCGTGAACACCGCCAAACAGGATGCCACGGCCCTTGTGGTATGCCATTGTAGCGCCAGCGCGAACAGGGGTAGGTGCATTTGCTGGCTTCTTTCGCTTTTCCCATCTAACGGCGGGTGGTGTATTCGCATTCGCGTCGGTTGGGGGGAGAGACATTCTAAGGAAGAAGCAATCCTCGTGAACCTTGGGTATGAGGACGTTCTTCTGGCCTTGGGGTTGATTGCCCTTTTTCGATTGTTTCTTTAGCTGCACCGTGGCCTTGACCCTTGAGTAGCCTCCGAAAAGAGAAGCGCCCTGCTCAGATGGCAGGAAGGTAAAGGAAGAGCGGGCATCAGGCTTGAGCTGGGCGGGCGGGAGAACGGGGCAATGCCAGACATAGTTGACAGTGTCAAATATCCACAAGTCGGCCAGATACTTGGTCTGGTTTGATGTGTCCTGGAAGCCTCCAAACAGGATAATGTACTGTTTCCAATAAGTCATCCGGTGGCCACTTCGCGCTGGTGGGCTCTTatccttgcccttgaccTCGATCTTGGTCCATTCCCTTGTCGCAGGCTCCAACCTCCAGAAGTCAGAATAATGGTGGAAAGTGCCCTGCTTTGGCGATGAGAACTCTCCTCCAAAAAGATACACATAATTCGGGTTCGAGGATCTTGTCCAGGCATGGCCAGACCGTGGCAGCGGTGCGTTGGGGGAAGTCACACAGCGCCACTCATCACGGTTGATGTTGTATATGTGCAGGTCATTGTAGAACTGCGCAATCGATCCGTTGAAATACTCTCCTCCAAACAAAAGCAGACTGTTGCTCTCATGAGGGGAGGCCATAATGGTTGATGCCGCTCGAGGCTTCGGAGGTCCATCGACAACCGTCTCTGTGATCTTCAGAAACTGCTCCTGCTGGCGGCGATACTCTTCCAGCACCTCATCCAAGTCGACATCCTCAGCATCACTGCCCTCCAGCTTGGCAGTCTTGTTCTTGACTTTTTTCTCGCCCTTGCTGGCCTGCTTGGCTGCCTTCTCGGCCTACATAAGCAGTTCAGTCAATACTTGTAGATTTTCTCTGGTGAGTTTGGAGGGGTAATTCTGGAATGAGATTTTCCCACTCGACGCTTCTCACCTTTTTCGCCTTCTTGGCGTcgttgtttttcttcttatctttgGCCATGGTCAAAatatctttttataataataaataaaagaaaacaggCGGTATAACTACACGTAcaggaaaataaaatgaataCAGTCTTGAGTTGAGCGGGTCACTCTGGTTGGAAGAGAAGTGGAAAATCCTATCACATACAGTGCAAAAAGGCTTCTACACAGACTGTACATCATGTATGACCTAGTTGCAATTATAATATTCCTGGCTGCGTTTAATCTCGGAATAAGCTCACGGTTAATTCATCCAGGAAATTTAGTGTAAATGTTTATAAATAGTATAAAAAGCCATATTTTCGAAGTTTAACCCGGACATCAATTGTAGCAGTGCCCAGCATGTTCATATGCTCGAGGAAGACCTATTACCTCCCTGTATAATGATGTGCAGACACCAATACCTAAACGGGAATGCATAGTTCTGTCATTGGAAATATCTTTAATCAGTCTAAATCATTATATAAACCATAATAAAGTTGGAAAATAACATAAATCCTCTGTGATCTGGAAAATACAAGTTGCGAATGAGCTCGCTATAACACGATGCTGCACGCCAACTCATACACTGGGTATAGATTGTAAGTCTCTCTCCTCATGTACTGACAAAACGCTCATTAATCATAAAACAAAGGGAAAGGACGAGAAATTAGTCGCTAGATGCTGGCGGTTTTTCTGCTGGGATATAGACGCCCATGGCCTTGCTGGCCCCTTCTGCGCAGTATTGGATAACCTCGAGCTTTTCCCCCTCGGGCGCGAGTTTCGCAATCTGACGAATGTCGCTTGTCCTCGGAAGGAACAGCACATGATCCATTTTCTTATACGCTTCGTGCAGCTGATTCAGGCTGTATGGCTGCATAGTGCTCAAATCGAATATTTCATCGGTTCTATACCCAGGCCCTCCCCAAGGAGGGCTAGCAAACACCATCGTGGTCTGCAAATCAACTCTGAGATCTGGGTGTAGCCCCCCCGGGTTATTAACCAGTTGATCAAGATACTCGAAGCTGTCACCGAGAATCCAAGTTATTGAACCTGGTTCAACGCCGTAGATTTCGGCATTGTGCTGGGCACACGCAAGAGTTGCAGGATCTCGCTCAATAGCAATTATGCGACTCCATCGCTCTGACAGAGCAAACGCGATGGTATTGCCTCCAGCACCGCTAAACGCATCGATGAGAATGGTCTTTTCTGGGTCATAATGATCCTCAGATAACTCGTACGCGATTTGGCTGGGATGGGTGTCAGTGGTGGTGACAAAGAACAATAGGGAAGTAGAAAAGGGCATTCAATATCAGAACTTACTTTGCTACCGGCTCGGGTGTAACACCAAACCAAGCATCATCGGTCATGTGAACTCCACTATCATAATACGAGAAGATTGAGTACCGTTGGCTGAAGTATCTGTAAGTTCAGTTAGCGCTATGAGGAAACACGACTCCGCACGATAGGAAACCAACTTCTGAATGTCCCAGGGGACCTCGTGCTTGCCTGTGTAGTGGTGGCATTCATCCGTCAATGGAAGCCTTTCGGCAGGCTTTAGTGAAAACTCAGAGGGCTCTGCGACTGCAACAGTATCGACGCGATCCGTATTGATACCATTGGTTACCTGGCCCCCGGTCGCTAATAGTTCCGTCAGACAATTGATATCGTCTCTTGCCTGCGGATTCTGCTCTAGAGCATTTCTAATAATCTGCCACGCAACCTGGGGCATCTGGCGGGCCTGCGGCAAGAGAAGTTGGGCGGTCGGTGCATCCACGTAAGGACCGAGCATATCCCGCGCAAGTTGTTGCTCTATTGCATCCGCGGGTACATTTTCATCCGCAGACATCTTAGAATGATGTCTCTTGATAAGCTGTGGTGCGATGAATGGGCTGCCGAAGCGGGAGATGCAGCCTCGTTCACGTCGATAAGAAGTCGTCGATGAAGTGTTTGGTAATGTGAGTGGAAAAAGCAGGTAACTTTCAAAAAGGACAAAATTCATAAACCGTCCTAGCTTTGGTGCGATATGGAAAAAGTTTGACTGAATAACAGCTGTCAGCAGATTATATGTCGATTTCTGGGTGTTGTTGATCGGAGAAGAATTGCCCATGTACAGCGGCAGATGAATTTAAagacaaggctgagaaatCAGCTGCGATCGGGTCCACTTTTATTTCGCGTTTGATGCTCTAGCGCCTTGGCACTCATGCAAGGCTGACACCTCTAGGGACAGCTTGCGACAAGCTCTCTTTGGGTGAGGCCAGACGTCACTCTTCTCTTATCAAGAACCATCTTCGCGGCATCAAACTCACAAAGCAACGCCATTCCTCCGATAGAGCCATAATACAGCATCATAACTCTAAAACGCCCAGATTTAAGCCTCGCCCTCGCACAGAAGCGGGGCAACAGTCTCAGTGACCATGTTCAACGCCCTCAACCGGTTCATGTCCCGCCTGGATGGCGATGCCCCGCAACGTCAACATGATCGCGACTCGTTTGGCTTCCAGGTGCTGCGAAACACGAACCTCGAGCTACCAATTGAGCCCTGGTTTGATTACATTGTTGGAATCAATGGAAGGCCAATCGTATATGCCAATGCCCTGTGCGATTAGCAGGCGATCACGTGCTGAGAATAATGCAGGATAACCCCGACCCGAGCTTGTTTGCGCAAGAGGTTCAGAACTGCGCCGGCGGAACAGTGACATTTGGATTATGGAGCGCAAAGGTGAGAATAAATTGCTACGGgccagaggagaagaaggcgacgaCGAAATCTGACATCGCATAGGGCCAACGAATAAGAGAAATGCACATTCCCGTACCCGTGGATACCGCAGCTCTTGGGCTCTCCCTCCAGTTCGCGCCCATCTCACTTGCAGCCAATATATGGCATGTCCTTGATGTCCCGGCTAATTCACCCGCCGATCTTGCCGGACTACTCCCTTATAGCGACTACATCCTCGGCAGCCCAGAAGGCGCTCTACATGGTGAAAGTGCTCTTGGTGAGCTCGTGGAAGACTTTATTGGACGACCTCTGCGGTTATACGTCTACAACAACGAGTACGACGTATCGCGCGAGGTCACAATACAGCCTAGTCGAAATTGGGGTGGGGATGGGGCTCTGGGATGTACTTTGGGCTACGGAGCGCTGCACCGGCTGCCTGCACCATTGAGTGAACCTGTCAATGCTCCTGGCGAGACAATGTTCGACGGCGAGTTTAACGAGAAGAGCGGAGGCGAGTTCATTGCGACACAGGCTAGCCCtccgccaccaccaacagGCGGTGACTTTTTGGTGCCCGCGCAAATAGTCAGTGCAGCGCCAGGGAGTGCGCCTCCACGAGGTGGGACACCGCGAggtggaaagaagaaagaacgCCACGCGCCCAACAATAATTTCATGGATGACTATCttaaggaagaagagcagaagagcTTGGCGCTGGATAATGCACCTAAAAGCAAGGGCACAGGTCTACCACCGCCTCCTAAAGGCGCCAGCGGTCCGCCAAAAGCCGAGCCTAAAGAAGATGCAGTAGATGGTGGCGGAGCATGATTAAAATCAGATTTCGTCTTGATATAGCTCTGGTAATAAAACGATTCCCTATTTGTTTGGCTAGGACCAAGTTATTTTTCCCGTATAAGCCTCCTCTCCTACATGAATAGATATGATTGAGGAAACCACCATGTATTATATGGCTCATGACACGTGGTTAATCAAAGCCGCCATTCCACCGCGCATTCCCTGCATTATCGCTGTTtagttgatgaagttgacgcAGAAGAAATGTAGAATCAGACTGCAAACAACGTAGTCGGCAAATGCTCTGCGGCCGCAAGTTAGCACAACGAGATCGATACACTCATATAAACATGTCGACGTATATATCTAGCTCGATTGGTGGTGGGAATCGTACCGTTCAGGTGATACCTCTGGGAAGTCGCTCTTGTTCGCGGCAGCTGTCTGTATACGCAGCGAAACTATAGCTCCAGTTAGAACCATTGCAATCGACACCAAGAAGCAGTAAAGTTACGCACTCGTCAAAACAAATTGGCCAACGGTCGCTCCGAAGCCTGAAAGGAAAGCATTGAACGGCTACGATGTTTATTAGCAATGTGAATGTGCCCAATGCTTGCAAGCTTCCGGGGTTTGCTAGGGGAGACGCACGTAGTTGCCAGCCAGGATGCAGTAGAGGAATTGCAATGCGCCCACAACGGCAATGAAGACGAGAAAGACGTCGATGAGCTTAGTCCGCTGCGGCGTCTCGTTCATGTAATAACTGTAGATGTTCTGCAGCACCTTGTCCCAGTTGGCCGGGGCGCTCTTGGCTGCTGGCGCGGAAACGGGCGTCGAGACTGGCGCAGCTCCCACAGGCGCTGGGACAGAGCCTGCCGCCGTGGTGCTGGATTGGGAGGTCGCAGCGGCTGAGGGCGCCGGCTGGGCTGCGTTCTTCTTGGGAGCCATGGCGGGCGATGTTGAACGTCGTCTGGAGAGGGAAAACGAGGTTCGTGATGATATCGATCTTCAAATTGCTGGCTGGGAAGCACTTACTGTAGTCGTAGCGCTACCTGTTAGGTACTTTGGTACAATTGCGGCCACGAAAGCTCCAAGCAGGTCGGCGAGCTGTGATTGGCTCGCAAATCTGGGGGGCCTGGCGACCCACTTCCGTCACTCGTCAATCACGTCAGTTGGTTTGCGGCCTCATTCGACTCCGAGCCCCGATTGGATTCGGGACTTAAAAGgccgccagcttctccatcccGGCATATAAAGCTGATCTGCGAGGCTTGAAAGTCATCAAGATACATACAACCCGTAGCTTCTCATATACAGCACAATTCATCATGGTGGTACGTCAACCGTGCTCAATGCGCGTCGCGAGTCCGGCAAGCTgaccttctctcttttgcgcCAGTCCAAGACTACGTCTTCCGCGCTGTCAAATGCGTCCTATGTCCTTGCGGCTCTCAcagccggcggcggcgcaaTTGGCTATGCTAAGACAGGCTCTGTTCCCTCAATCGCCGCCGGCGGTCTCGTTGGTCTCTTATGTATGTAGTCCGTCAATTCCAGCGCCGACCCTAGCACTGGCGTGTTAACCATTCCATGTGTCCTCCTAGACGGTCTCGGCGGATATCGCATTGCCAACGGTCAGCCTTACGGTGTGGAGTTGAGTCTGCTCGCCTCGGTTGTTCTCGGAGCTTCAGCTTTCCCTCGAGCGATCCGTCTGAGGAAACCCGTACCTATTTTCCTCAGCATCCTGTCTGCCTACGGTCTCTTCACCTTTGGCACTGCTCTGCGCAGAGCTTAATTGGATGGAGGAATGTCTGTGTGTTTATGTATTGGTGGATATGTAGCTGGTAAAAGCCTCAGCCATTCGACAGTCCCAAATCAAggctttctttccttcaaGCGGTGTCCTGATCCATCGGCTGCCCTGCTTTGCGCTCCATGGGAATATATATGTACATTGACAAGACGTAGCGCCTATCTCCCGACTGCCCGTCTTATTCCCCCAACGCCGGTCATAAATGATACTAGATGGTGATATTGTACAAGAT harbors:
- a CDS encoding galactose oxidase, central domain-containing protein, whose product is MAKDKKKNNDAKKAKKAEKAAKQASKGEKKVKNKTAKLEGSDAEDVDLDEVLEEYRRQQEQFLKITETVVDGPPKPRAASTIMASPHESNSLLLFGGEYFNGSIAQFYNDLHIYNINRDEWRCVTSPNAPLPRSGHAWTRSSNPNYVYLFGGEFSSPKQGTFHHYSDFWRLEPATREWTKIEVKGKDKSPPARSGHRMTYWKQYIILFGGFQDTSNQTKYLADLWIFDTVNYVWHCPVLPPAQLKPDARSSFTFLPSEQGASLFGGYSRVKATKNVLIPKVHEDCFFLRMSLPPTDANANTPPAVRWEKRKKPANAPTPVRAGATMAYHKGRGILFGGVHDVEQSEEGMDSEFFNQLFAWNIERNRFMPLVSRKPRQQKKNAPEQRVGRRGRAQANEEELLKQLAALQAGTSLEDIDDIELEKMLAEPEEEEKPAREMPVSMEPPHMRFNAQLTVQNDVLFIYGGTYEKGDREFTFDDLYAIDLVKLDGYKEIFNKPVEDWIESEDEDEEDEDEEDEDEEEDEDEEDDQEEPEQQIRSESKRKKKQDEVSEVSSEAPTPSITSEEEETETTATSVDDGLPHPRPFESRREFFVRTSAEWQEILMTNLRWKNIQPETLAIKEIKAKAFELSEEKWWDCREEITALEEEQEAAGIQEVVSLAERGDAGAVGGARRR
- a CDS encoding RNA cap guanine-N2 methyltransferase domain-containing protein, yielding MSADENVPADAIEQQLARDMLGPYVDAPTAQLLLPQARQMPQVAWQIIRNALEQNPQARDDINCLTELLATGGQVTNGINTDRVDTVAVAEPSEFSLKPAERLPLTDECHHYTGKHEVPWDIQKYFSQRYSIFSYYDSGVHMTDDAWFGVTPEPVANQIAYELSEDHYDPEKTILIDAFSGAGGNTIAFALSERWSRIIAIERDPATLACAQHNAEIYGVEPGSITWILGDSFEYLDQLTTMVFASPPWGGPGYRTDEIFDLSTMQPYSLNQLHEAYKKMDHVLFLPRTSDIRQIAKLAPEGEKLEVIQYCAEGASKAMGVYIPAEKPPASSD
- a CDS encoding GRASP55/65 PDZ-like domain-containing protein; the protein is MFNALNRFMSRLDGDAPQRQHDRDSFGFQVLRNTNLELPIEPWFDYIVGINGRPIDNPDPSLFAQEVQNCAGGTVTFGLWSAKGQRIREMHIPVPVDTAALGLSLQFAPISLAANIWHVLDVPANSPADLAGLLPYSDYILGSPEGALHGESALGELVEDFIGRPLRLYVYNNEYDVSREVTIQPSRNWGGDGALGCTLGYGALHRLPAPLSEPVNAPGETMFDGEFNEKSGGEFIATQASPPPPPTGGDFLVPAQIVSAAPGSAPPRGGTPRGGKKKERHAPNNNFMDDYLKEEEQKSLALDNAPKSKGTGLPPPPKGASGPPKAEPKEDAVDGGGA
- a CDS encoding DAD family domain-containing protein, coding for MAPKKNAAQPAPSAAATSQSSTTAAGSVPAPVGAAPVSTPVSAPAAKSAPANWDKVLQNIYSYYMNETPQRTKLIDVFLVFIAVVGALQFLYCILAGNYPFNAFLSGFGATVGQFVLTISLRIQTAAANKSDFPEVSPERAFADYVVCSLILHFFCVNFIN
- a CDS encoding transmembrane proteins 14C domain-containing protein, producing MVSKTTSSALSNASYVLAALTAGGGAIGYAKTGSVPSIAAGGLVGLLYGLGGYRIANGQPYGVELSLLASVVLGASAFPRAIRLRKPVPIFLSILSAYGLFTFGTALRRA